A genomic stretch from Chloroflexota bacterium includes:
- a CDS encoding heme o synthase, with protein sequence MNRFAKLAVAAAIATYVLIVVGGLVRATDSGLGCPDWPLCFGDWVPPADLHAWIEHSHRLVAALAVGPLVAAVGLITLFSARRRDRPLLAAALVTGILVILQAWLGGQVVIQLLRAELVTAHLAMALTVLALTIVIADRAINGAMPPAAGGLPGALVAVTGLAVFAQMLLGSWVAGTGAGLAFPDFPLMHGRPWPSTAANGEVVQLAHRALGVAVALLVVWTASRVRRTVATPRTRWLAGLAVVLVLVQIALGAANVWSRLSALFVVPHLAVGAALWATIVLLYLALRRSPAPEASTQRPSALDEAASAAPSSSLGESLRAYLALTKPRIIELLLVTTIPTMVLAQRGVPSVWLMAAVVLGGSLAAGGANTINMYLDRDIDDLMRRTRHRPLPRHAVTPGRALAFGIALSFLSFVWLAITVNLLSALLAASAIGFYVFVYTLWLKRSTPQNIVIGGAAGCVPVLVAWAAVTGTVEVPALVLFAIVFYWTPPHFWALALHYRGDYAAANVPMLPVVRGEAETARQIVVYTILLVVVSLLLFPAARMGLIYLVSAVVLGAGFVWYALRVLRDTTDGRAAIRLFRFSISYLTLLFAAVAADSLLRLGPG encoded by the coding sequence TTGAACCGATTCGCGAAGCTCGCCGTCGCCGCCGCGATCGCAACCTACGTGCTGATCGTCGTCGGCGGGCTGGTGCGCGCCACCGATTCAGGCCTCGGCTGCCCGGATTGGCCGCTCTGCTTCGGCGACTGGGTCCCACCCGCCGACCTGCATGCCTGGATCGAGCACAGCCATCGTCTCGTCGCGGCGCTCGCGGTTGGGCCGCTGGTCGCGGCAGTGGGGCTGATCACCCTGTTCAGTGCGCGGCGCCGCGATCGCCCGCTCCTGGCGGCCGCACTGGTTACGGGCATCCTCGTCATCCTGCAGGCGTGGCTCGGCGGCCAGGTCGTGATCCAGCTACTCCGCGCAGAGTTGGTGACGGCCCATCTGGCGATGGCGCTGACGGTCCTGGCGCTGACGATCGTCATCGCTGATCGCGCCATCAATGGAGCGATGCCGCCAGCAGCCGGCGGGCTGCCGGGCGCGCTGGTGGCGGTCACGGGCCTCGCGGTGTTCGCCCAGATGCTGCTCGGCTCGTGGGTCGCCGGCACGGGCGCCGGCCTTGCATTCCCGGACTTCCCGCTGATGCACGGGCGCCCGTGGCCGTCGACCGCGGCGAACGGAGAGGTCGTCCAGCTCGCGCATCGTGCGCTGGGGGTCGCGGTCGCGCTCTTGGTGGTGTGGACCGCGAGCCGGGTCCGCCGCACCGTCGCAACGCCGCGCACGCGATGGCTCGCGGGCCTCGCCGTGGTATTGGTCCTGGTCCAGATCGCGCTGGGAGCGGCCAACGTGTGGTCACGCCTGTCGGCGCTGTTCGTGGTGCCACACCTCGCCGTCGGGGCCGCCCTGTGGGCCACGATCGTGCTGCTCTACCTGGCGCTCCGACGCTCCCCGGCGCCCGAGGCCTCGACCCAGCGGCCCTCCGCGCTCGACGAGGCAGCGAGCGCCGCCCCATCGTCGAGCCTCGGCGAGTCGCTGCGCGCGTATCTCGCGCTCACCAAGCCGCGCATCATCGAGCTGCTGCTGGTGACGACCATCCCCACCATGGTGCTGGCACAGCGCGGGGTCCCATCGGTGTGGCTGATGGCTGCGGTGGTCCTGGGAGGCTCTCTTGCCGCCGGTGGCGCCAACACCATCAACATGTACCTCGACCGGGACATCGACGACCTGATGCGACGGACCCGGCACCGACCCTTGCCACGCCACGCCGTGACGCCCGGACGCGCCCTGGCCTTCGGGATTGCACTGAGCTTCCTGTCGTTCGTCTGGTTGGCGATCACCGTCAACCTGCTCTCGGCGCTCCTGGCGGCGAGTGCGATCGGCTTCTATGTCTTCGTCTATACCCTGTGGCTGAAGCGATCGACACCGCAGAACATCGTCATCGGTGGCGCGGCCGGCTGCGTTCCGGTCCTCGTCGCCTGGGCAGCGGTGACGGGAACCGTGGAGGTGCCGGCGCTGGTGCTGTTCGCGATCGTCTTCTACTGGACGCCGCCCCATTTCTGGGCGCTGGCCCTCCACTATCGCGGCGACTACGCGGCCGCCAACGTGCCGATGCTGCCGGTGGTGCGTGGCGAGGCCGAGACGGCGCGCCAGATCGTGGTCTACACGATCCTGCTGGTGGTGGTCTCGCTCCTCCTCTTCCCGGCGGCGCGGATGGGGCTCATCTACCTGGTTTCCGCCGTGGTCCTCGGTGCAGGCTTCGTCTGGTATGCGCTGCGGGTCCTGCGCGACACGACCGATGGTCGGGCGGCGATCCGCCTCTTCCGATTCTCGATCAGCTACCTGACGTTGCTGTTCGCGGCCGTGGCCGCCGATTCGTTGCTGCGGCTCGGGCCGGGCTGA
- a CDS encoding cytochrome c oxidase assembly protein produces the protein MHRRLGALIATGLALAIPAPSLAHGSSVPEPTFPQVLLEWRLEPIVLLPLAIAATAWVILLRRVAAKHPGHPHPAWRSAAFFAGLAVLALALTSPIEAYEGALFSVHMLQHMLLELVAAPLLLLGAPATLALRAASPSVRGPLLAVLHSRVVTVLSFPLLAWVLFAAVNWGWHFSTLYDQALETPWLHDLQHVTFLGAALLFWWPVVAADPARWRLPHPVRLFYLFLAMPQNSFLGIALMSAPAALYPHYLTNLRTWGPTPTVDQSVGGMLMWVGGDVVFLLAMGLVVGAWVRAEDRRTARADAREDARIAGLPPPAD, from the coding sequence ATGCACCGCAGGCTCGGCGCCCTCATCGCGACAGGTCTGGCCTTGGCCATCCCGGCACCGTCATTGGCCCATGGCAGCTCGGTACCGGAGCCCACCTTTCCGCAGGTGCTCCTCGAATGGCGACTGGAGCCGATCGTGCTCCTGCCGCTGGCGATCGCGGCCACGGCCTGGGTGATCCTGTTGCGGCGCGTGGCCGCCAAGCACCCCGGTCATCCGCATCCCGCCTGGCGAAGCGCCGCCTTCTTCGCCGGCCTGGCTGTCCTGGCGCTGGCCCTCACCTCCCCGATCGAGGCCTACGAGGGAGCGCTGTTCAGCGTGCACATGCTGCAACACATGCTGCTCGAGCTGGTCGCCGCTCCGCTGCTGCTGCTCGGAGCGCCAGCGACGCTGGCGCTGCGCGCGGCGTCGCCATCGGTGCGTGGCCCGCTGCTTGCGGTGCTGCACAGCAGGGTCGTGACCGTGCTCTCTTTCCCGCTGCTGGCGTGGGTGCTCTTCGCCGCGGTCAACTGGGGCTGGCACTTCAGCACACTCTACGACCAGGCCCTCGAGACCCCCTGGCTGCATGACCTCCAGCACGTCACCTTCCTCGGTGCCGCGCTCCTCTTCTGGTGGCCGGTGGTGGCCGCCGACCCTGCCCGATGGCGGCTGCCGCACCCGGTGCGGCTCTTCTACCTGTTCCTGGCCATGCCCCAGAACTCGTTCCTGGGGATCGCCCTGATGAGCGCACCTGCCGCCCTCTACCCCCATTACCTGACCAACCTCCGCACGTGGGGGCCGACCCCGACTGTCGATCAGAGCGTGGGTGGCATGCTGATGTGGGTCGGCGGCGACGTCGTCTTTCTGCTGGCGATGGGGCTCGTGGTGGGCGCCTGGGTGCGAGCCGAGGACCGGCGCACGGCCCGCGCCGACGCGCGCGAGGATGCCCGAATCGCCGGGTTGCCTCCGCCGGCCGACTGA
- the coxB gene encoding cytochrome c oxidase subunit II, translated as MPRPMARPRIRVLLRAGAWLALALLAAACGMVPPEPHTVEAKEVFWLYNVILVMGGIVFVAVEGFIVYSVVRYRRRDDRLPTQVHGNNLVELIWTAIPTVIVLILFVLSTLTLNSISKASTPGVTIEVVGKQWSWVFHYLDDDGDPANDVIVEGTALNGLVMALPVGEPVKLRLISNDVIHSFFVPAFLVKIDVVPLPEGKPPNELSFTVSEVGTYSGQCAEFCGLRHADMTFSVEAMSRADFDAWVAAIRSGETPAPSVPAEATVLKVSADDTAFDTKALEVAAGQTFKIEFANNEDVDHNVGIWKGGEELFRGEIFAGPATKTYVVDGLTAGEYTFICDVHPLPAMTGTLTVK; from the coding sequence ATGCCACGACCGATGGCCCGACCGCGGATTCGGGTCCTCCTTCGCGCCGGAGCTTGGCTCGCGCTGGCTCTCCTGGCCGCAGCCTGCGGCATGGTGCCTCCCGAGCCGCACACCGTCGAGGCCAAGGAGGTCTTCTGGCTCTACAACGTGATCCTCGTGATGGGCGGCATCGTCTTCGTCGCCGTCGAGGGCTTCATCGTCTACTCGGTCGTTCGCTATCGCCGTCGCGACGATCGGCTACCGACCCAGGTCCACGGCAACAACCTGGTCGAGCTGATCTGGACCGCGATTCCGACCGTGATCGTGCTCATCCTCTTCGTCCTGTCGACGCTCACCCTCAACTCGATCTCAAAGGCATCCACCCCCGGTGTCACGATCGAGGTGGTGGGCAAGCAGTGGTCGTGGGTCTTCCACTACCTCGACGACGATGGGGATCCGGCGAATGACGTTATCGTCGAGGGCACCGCGCTCAATGGCCTGGTGATGGCCCTTCCAGTCGGGGAGCCGGTGAAGCTCAGGCTGATCTCCAACGACGTCATCCACTCGTTCTTCGTGCCGGCGTTCCTGGTGAAGATCGACGTCGTCCCGCTGCCGGAGGGCAAGCCGCCCAACGAGCTCTCGTTCACGGTCAGCGAGGTGGGGACCTACAGCGGGCAATGCGCGGAATTCTGTGGCCTCCGCCACGCCGACATGACCTTCAGCGTGGAGGCCATGTCGCGCGCCGACTTCGATGCCTGGGTCGCGGCCATTCGCTCCGGTGAGACGCCTGCGCCCTCGGTCCCGGCCGAGGCCACTGTTCTGAAGGTCAGCGCCGATGACACCGCCTTCGACACCAAGGCGCTCGAGGTGGCCGCCGGCCAGACTTTCAAGATCGAATTCGCCAACAACGAGGACGTCGATCACAACGTGGGGATCTGGAAGGGCGGCGAGGAGCTCTTCCGCGGGGAGATCTTCGCCGGCCCCGCGACGAAGACGTATGTCGTCGATGGCCTGACGGCGGGCGAGTACACCTTCATCTGCGACGTCCACCCGCTGCCGGCGATGACCGGCACGCTGACGGTCAAGTAG
- the ctaD gene encoding cytochrome c oxidase subunit I — translation MATTALTPTSEGYRRSWVIEWLTTVDHKKIGILYIVNSFAFFFAAGILAVVMRSELAVPGLQFLDESTYNQAFTMHGTIMIFLFVVPVLSGFANYIVPLQLGAPDMAFPRINALSFWFLPLGGLLIFSGYLFGGAAAEGWTLYTPLSGSTYAQGVGTDLWLIGLLLVGTASILGSVNFIATIFKMRAPGMTLFRMPILVWTVLVTATLILLATPVFAAGMIALFIDRNYGGSFFDPTTGGNPILWQHLFWFFGHPEVYIVILPAMGVVSEILPVFTRRPLFGYRAFVFATIAIGLLSFSVWAHHMFTTGQVFLPFFSFMTALIAVPTGVKMFNWLATLWRGSIILATPMLFALGFLSMFLIGGISGVMLSAPPIDFHLQDTYFVVAHLHYVFFGGSVFGVFAATYYWFPKMTGRRLNEPLGKVHFWMHFIGFNLAFFPQHILGIQGMPRRVADYSPDAGWTLLNLASTAGSFLIAASVLPFLVNVVATFINGERVGDDPWEGNTLEWATSSPPPPYNFDTLPPIRSERPVFDLRHKHDVEHVTAAKVEDQ, via the coding sequence ATGGCAACCACGGCCCTGACCCCAACCTCCGAGGGCTACCGCCGTTCGTGGGTGATCGAGTGGTTGACCACGGTCGACCACAAGAAGATCGGGATCCTGTACATCGTAAACTCGTTCGCCTTCTTCTTCGCCGCGGGCATCCTGGCGGTAGTGATGCGCTCAGAGCTGGCGGTGCCGGGACTCCAGTTCCTGGACGAGTCGACCTACAACCAGGCCTTCACGATGCACGGCACGATCATGATCTTCCTGTTCGTGGTGCCGGTCCTGTCCGGCTTCGCGAACTACATCGTGCCGCTCCAGCTGGGCGCGCCCGACATGGCGTTCCCGCGCATCAACGCCCTCAGCTTCTGGTTCCTGCCGCTCGGCGGCCTCCTCATCTTCTCCGGCTACCTGTTCGGTGGTGCGGCGGCGGAGGGCTGGACGCTGTACACCCCACTGAGTGGCAGCACCTACGCGCAGGGGGTGGGGACCGACCTGTGGCTGATCGGGCTGCTGCTGGTGGGCACCGCCTCGATCCTCGGCTCGGTCAACTTCATCGCCACCATCTTCAAGATGCGGGCGCCGGGGATGACCCTCTTCCGGATGCCGATCCTGGTCTGGACGGTGCTGGTGACCGCGACCCTCATCCTGCTCGCCACGCCGGTCTTTGCGGCGGGCATGATCGCCCTCTTCATCGACCGCAACTACGGCGGCAGCTTCTTCGACCCGACCACCGGCGGCAACCCGATCCTGTGGCAGCACCTCTTCTGGTTCTTCGGCCATCCCGAGGTGTACATCGTCATCCTGCCGGCGATGGGCGTGGTGAGCGAGATCCTGCCGGTCTTCACCCGGCGCCCGCTCTTCGGATACCGAGCCTTCGTGTTCGCCACGATCGCCATCGGCCTGCTGAGCTTCAGCGTGTGGGCGCATCACATGTTCACGACCGGGCAGGTCTTCCTGCCGTTCTTCAGCTTCATGACCGCCCTGATCGCGGTGCCCACCGGCGTGAAGATGTTCAACTGGCTGGCGACGCTGTGGCGCGGCTCGATCATCCTGGCCACGCCGATGCTCTTTGCGCTCGGCTTCCTGTCGATGTTCCTGATCGGCGGGATCAGCGGCGTGATGCTCTCCGCCCCGCCGATCGACTTCCACCTGCAGGACACCTACTTCGTGGTCGCGCACCTGCACTACGTCTTCTTTGGCGGCAGCGTCTTCGGTGTCTTTGCGGCGACCTACTACTGGTTCCCCAAGATGACGGGCCGACGCCTGAACGAGCCGCTCGGCAAGGTCCACTTCTGGATGCATTTCATCGGCTTCAACCTCGCCTTCTTCCCGCAGCACATCCTCGGCATCCAGGGGATGCCGCGTCGCGTCGCCGACTACTCACCCGATGCCGGCTGGACGCTGCTGAACCTGGCGTCGACGGCGGGATCGTTCCTGATCGCCGCAAGCGTGCTGCCGTTCCTGGTGAACGTGGTCGCCACCTTCATCAACGGCGAGCGGGTGGGGGACGACCCTTGGGAGGGGAACACGCTGGAATGGGCCACCAGCTCGCCGCCGCCGCCCTACAACTTCGACACGCTGCCGCCGATCCGCAGCGAGCGACCGGTCTTCGACCTTCGTCACAAGCACGACGTCGAGCACGTCACCGCTGCGAAGGTGGAGGACCAGTGA
- a CDS encoding cytochrome c oxidase subunit 3: protein MTVQVPTSMSADITTHTELAHRKAGMPTPLVGMLLFIASEVMFFGGLFASYFNARAVHIGEWGPPTGAPELEILPIALPITIILVASSFAMQFGVWAIRRGDQRAMRNWTLLTLVLGVIFLIGQIYDYTTLGFGISDGAFGTVFYTLTGFHGAHVFGGAVGLTILAARASQGQFSKQNHVAVEAISFYWHFVDVVWIALFSTLYFLR from the coding sequence GTGACCGTCCAGGTCCCGACCAGCATGAGCGCGGACATCACCACTCACACCGAGCTGGCGCACCGCAAGGCGGGGATGCCGACCCCGCTGGTCGGGATGCTGCTCTTCATCGCCAGCGAGGTGATGTTCTTCGGCGGGCTCTTTGCCTCCTATTTCAACGCCCGCGCGGTCCACATCGGGGAGTGGGGGCCGCCGACCGGGGCGCCGGAGCTGGAGATCCTGCCGATCGCCCTTCCGATCACGATCATCCTGGTGGCTTCGAGCTTCGCGATGCAGTTCGGGGTATGGGCGATCCGTCGCGGCGACCAGCGCGCGATGCGCAACTGGACGCTGCTCACCCTGGTACTGGGGGTGATCTTCCTGATCGGGCAGATCTACGACTACACCACGCTGGGCTTCGGGATCAGCGACGGGGCGTTCGGGACCGTCTTCTACACGCTCACCGGATTCCACGGCGCGCACGTCTTCGGCGGGGCGGTCGGTCTCACCATCCTGGCGGCGCGAGCGTCCCAGGGCCAGTTCAGCAAGCAGAACCACGTGGCGGTCGAGGCGATCAGCTTCTACTGGCATTTCGTGGACGTGGTCTGGATTGCCCTCTTCAGCACGCTGTACTTCCTGCGTTAG
- a CDS encoding TlpA disulfide reductase family protein produces the protein MTATTGEPIGRAARRGGAGRLPRWYYAAAAIAPFLILAVWGTVLLAGRAPALARVGEPAPAFVLADLDGNPLSLSDLRGRPVIVNFWASDCAPCIDEFPLLSSTVAAHKDDGLAVVGIVVGDTSEAARDFLARMGATWPSAMDPGDAVARQYGIIGPPDSFFINRDGIVVSRRIGPLNAAEMERRLAGILGEE, from the coding sequence ATGACTGCTACGACCGGCGAACCGATCGGCCGAGCCGCGCGGCGGGGCGGCGCGGGTCGCCTTCCGCGCTGGTATTACGCCGCCGCAGCGATCGCTCCATTCCTGATCCTCGCCGTCTGGGGCACGGTCCTGTTGGCCGGGCGCGCCCCCGCGCTGGCCCGGGTCGGCGAGCCGGCACCGGCGTTTGTGCTAGCCGATCTCGACGGGAATCCGCTGAGCCTCAGCGACCTGCGCGGACGCCCGGTGATCGTCAACTTCTGGGCGAGCGACTGCGCTCCGTGCATCGATGAGTTCCCGCTGCTGTCGTCAACAGTCGCGGCCCACAAGGACGACGGGCTGGCGGTGGTGGGGATCGTGGTCGGCGATACCTCGGAGGCGGCGCGCGACTTCCTGGCGCGCATGGGAGCGACCTGGCCATCGGCGATGGACCCCGGCGACGCGGTCGCCAGGCAATACGGCATCATCGGGCCACCCGACTCCTTCTTCATCAACCGCGACGGGATCGTGGTGAGCCGCCGCATCGGCCCGCTCAACGCTGCCGAGATGGAGCGCAGGCTGGCAGGCATCCTGGGAGAGGAGTGA
- the ispG gene encoding flavodoxin-dependent (E)-4-hydroxy-3-methylbut-2-enyl-diphosphate synthase translates to MIDRRQTVSVDVGGVLIGSGHPIVVQSMTNTDTADADATAIQVAQLAHAGSELVRVTVNNDAAAQAVPIIREKLDGLGVGVPLIGDFHYNGHLLLTKYPACAAALAKYRINPGNVGTKRHDQQFSQIVEVAIANGKPVRIGVNWGSLDQQLLTELMDANAALPEPRESRDVMIDAMLESALRSARLAEETGLGHDRIIISAKVSGVQDLVEVYGRLAERCDYPLHLGLTEAGMGSRGIISSTAGLAILLQRGIGDTIRVSLTPSPGGDRTEEVQIAQQVLQSLGLRSFTPQVSACPGCGRTTSTFFQEMARDIGAYLRDQMPVWGRTHPGVEELRVAVMGCVVNGPGESKHADIGISLPGTFEEPVAPVFVDGQLRTTLRGDDIVPRFLEILEDYVAKRYPEALAATPS, encoded by the coding sequence ATGATCGATCGTCGCCAGACCGTGAGCGTGGACGTCGGCGGGGTGCTGATCGGCTCCGGACATCCGATCGTGGTGCAGTCCATGACGAACACCGACACAGCGGATGCGGATGCCACCGCGATCCAGGTCGCCCAGCTGGCGCACGCCGGGTCGGAGCTGGTGCGCGTCACGGTCAACAACGACGCGGCAGCACAGGCCGTGCCCATCATCCGCGAGAAGCTCGACGGGCTGGGTGTGGGGGTCCCGCTGATCGGGGACTTCCACTACAACGGCCACCTGCTGCTGACGAAATACCCGGCCTGCGCGGCCGCACTGGCCAAGTACCGCATCAACCCGGGCAACGTCGGCACCAAGCGGCACGACCAGCAGTTCAGCCAGATCGTGGAAGTGGCGATCGCCAACGGCAAGCCGGTGCGCATCGGCGTGAACTGGGGCTCGCTCGACCAGCAGCTGCTGACCGAGCTGATGGACGCCAATGCCGCGCTGCCTGAGCCGCGTGAGTCGCGCGACGTGATGATCGACGCCATGCTCGAGTCGGCGTTGCGCTCGGCGCGGCTGGCCGAGGAGACCGGGCTGGGGCACGACCGCATCATCATCTCCGCCAAGGTGTCCGGCGTGCAGGACCTGGTCGAGGTCTACGGGCGACTTGCGGAGCGGTGCGACTACCCGCTGCACCTGGGCCTCACCGAGGCGGGGATGGGATCGCGAGGCATCATCTCGTCCACCGCCGGGCTGGCGATCCTCCTGCAGCGCGGGATCGGCGACACGATCCGGGTCAGCCTGACGCCCTCGCCCGGCGGCGACCGCACCGAGGAGGTGCAAATTGCGCAGCAGGTGCTGCAATCGCTCGGGCTGCGCAGCTTCACTCCGCAGGTCAGCGCCTGCCCGGGCTGCGGCCGGACCACCTCGACCTTCTTCCAGGAGATGGCCCGCGACATCGGCGCCTACCTGCGCGACCAGATGCCCGTCTGGGGCCGCACGCACCCCGGCGTCGAGGAGCTGCGGGTGGCGGTCATGGGCTGCGTGGTGAACGGACCCGGCGAGAGCAAGCACGCGGATATCGGGATCAGCCTGCCGGGCACCTTCGAGGAGCCGGTGGCGCCCGTCTTCGTCGACGGGCAGCTGCGCACGACGCTGCGCGGCGACGACATCGTGCCGCGCTTCCTGGAGATCCTCGAGGACTACGTCGCGAAGCGCTACCCGGAGGCTCTCGCCGCCACGCCCTCCTGA
- the trxB gene encoding thioredoxin-disulfide reductase: MTATVPPSTGTPETDATNTRRHKLAIIGSGPAGLTAAIYAARANLEPMVFAGNTPLGQLMITSDVENYPGFPGGVQGPELMQLFRDQAERFGSKLLDRDVTRVDFSQRPHRLWVGDDEYQADAVIVATGASALWLGLESEEQFRGRGVSACATCDGFFFRDREIAVVGGGDTALEEALFLTRFASKVTMLVRREAFRGSKIMQDRAFAHPKVDVRWNTEVTDVRGEMTVNELGLRDTVTGEASNFPVQGLFIAIGYKPNTDLFAGQLDLNERGYCVVDAGTRTKVEGVFVAGDVHDHLYRQAVTAAGDGCRAAIDAERWLESVGQIEASTATNW, encoded by the coding sequence ATGACCGCGACCGTTCCGCCCAGCACGGGCACGCCTGAAACTGACGCTACCAATACCCGCCGCCACAAGCTCGCGATCATCGGATCCGGGCCCGCCGGACTGACCGCTGCCATCTACGCCGCCCGGGCGAACCTCGAGCCGATGGTCTTCGCCGGCAACACGCCGCTCGGCCAGCTGATGATCACCTCGGACGTGGAGAACTACCCCGGATTCCCCGGCGGCGTGCAGGGGCCTGAGCTGATGCAGCTATTCCGGGACCAGGCCGAGCGCTTCGGGAGCAAGCTCCTGGACCGGGACGTGACCCGCGTGGACTTCAGCCAGCGTCCGCATCGGCTCTGGGTGGGCGACGACGAGTACCAGGCCGATGCCGTGATCGTCGCAACCGGCGCCTCCGCGCTATGGCTCGGCCTCGAGTCCGAGGAGCAGTTCCGGGGACGCGGCGTGAGCGCCTGCGCAACGTGCGACGGGTTCTTCTTTCGCGATCGCGAGATCGCGGTGGTGGGCGGTGGCGACACCGCCCTGGAGGAGGCGCTCTTCCTGACCCGCTTCGCATCTAAGGTGACCATGCTGGTCCGGCGTGAAGCGTTCCGCGGAAGCAAGATCATGCAGGACCGCGCCTTCGCGCACCCCAAGGTCGACGTGCGCTGGAACACCGAGGTGACCGATGTGCGCGGCGAGATGACCGTCAACGAGCTCGGGCTGCGGGACACGGTCACGGGCGAGGCATCGAATTTTCCAGTCCAGGGGCTCTTCATCGCCATCGGCTACAAGCCGAACACCGATCTCTTTGCCGGCCAGCTTGACCTCAACGAGCGCGGCTACTGCGTCGTCGATGCCGGCACGCGGACCAAGGTCGAGGGCGTCTTCGTGGCGGGCGACGTTCACGATCACCTGTACCGCCAGGCGGTTACAGCCGCGGGTGACGGTTGCCGGGCCGCGATCGATGCCGAGCGCTGGCTCGAATCGGTGGGACAGATCGAGGCCTCGACCGCGACCAACTGGTAG
- a CDS encoding DUF1028 domain-containing protein: MTYSIVARDPVTGRFGVAVQSHYLGVGATVPWLEAGVGAIATQASVNVSFGPMGLEMLRAGQAADAVVAALVPGDEQAHVRQLGVVDSQGRVSAHTGADCIPACGHLLGDGFTVQGNLLERSSCWPAMAAAYESAVALEVPFVERLLRAMEAAEAEGGDVRGRQSAAIMVVKADLQPAAWRGRLMDLRIEDHPDPVPELRRIVTMQLAYDLMDEEGDAAEAGSSTAERYELARQMSPDAYELAFWRGVELAAAGDVEGGRRELQIAFAADPRWRTTLQHLADAGREGVTPELAASLLE, encoded by the coding sequence GTGACCTACAGCATCGTCGCCCGCGATCCGGTGACCGGGCGCTTCGGGGTCGCCGTCCAGTCGCACTACCTCGGCGTTGGCGCGACCGTCCCGTGGCTCGAGGCGGGGGTCGGCGCGATCGCCACCCAGGCATCGGTCAATGTCAGCTTCGGCCCGATGGGGCTCGAGATGCTGCGCGCCGGCCAGGCAGCCGATGCGGTGGTTGCGGCACTGGTGCCGGGCGATGAACAGGCACACGTCCGCCAGCTCGGCGTGGTCGACAGCCAGGGACGAGTGTCCGCACATACCGGAGCCGACTGCATCCCGGCCTGCGGACACCTCTTGGGCGACGGCTTCACCGTGCAGGGAAACCTGCTCGAGCGCTCCAGCTGCTGGCCCGCGATGGCCGCCGCCTACGAGAGCGCCGTGGCCCTGGAGGTTCCATTCGTCGAGCGCCTGCTACGGGCCATGGAGGCGGCCGAGGCGGAGGGCGGCGATGTCCGCGGTCGCCAGTCGGCGGCCATCATGGTCGTCAAGGCCGACCTGCAGCCCGCTGCCTGGCGCGGACGGCTCATGGACCTGCGCATCGAGGATCACCCCGACCCGGTCCCCGAGCTGCGGCGGATCGTCACCATGCAGCTGGCGTACGACCTGATGGACGAAGAGGGAGATGCCGCGGAGGCTGGCAGCAGCACGGCCGAGCGCTATGAGCTTGCGCGGCAGATGTCGCCCGACGCCTACGAGCTCGCCTTTTGGCGGGGCGTGGAGCTGGCCGCGGCGGGCGACGTCGAGGGTGGGCGTCGCGAGCTGCAGATCGCCTTCGCCGCCGATCCTCGCTGGCGCACGACCCTCCAGCACCTTGCCGACGCCGGCCGCGAAGGCGTCACTCCCGAGCTGGCCGCTTCGCTGCTGGAGTAG
- a CDS encoding ACT domain-containing protein, whose product MNAFIVELPNRPGSVAMIAEAVAERGINITGFAGATSGELGSVSFTTDDESGTRTALGEKGWVYREVPMVTFSLEHRPGTLAAAARRLADAGINIETVFVAGMDGDKVSVAFGVDDPEAAQRALG is encoded by the coding sequence ATGAACGCATTCATCGTCGAGCTGCCGAACCGGCCGGGGAGCGTGGCCATGATCGCCGAGGCGGTAGCCGAGCGCGGGATCAACATCACCGGGTTCGCCGGCGCCACCTCGGGTGAGCTCGGATCGGTCTCGTTCACCACCGACGACGAGTCGGGAACGCGGACCGCCCTGGGGGAGAAGGGCTGGGTCTACCGCGAGGTGCCGATGGTGACCTTCAGCCTCGAGCATCGTCCGGGGACCCTGGCCGCGGCCGCGCGCCGGCTTGCCGACGCGGGGATCAACATCGAGACGGTGTTCGTCGCAGGCATGGACGGCGACAAGGTGAGCGTCGCATTCGGAGTCGACGACCCCGAGGCCGCACAGCGGGCGCTCGGCTAG